The Bradyrhizobium oligotrophicum S58 genome contains the following window.
CGGCGGCTGGTTCGCATCCTGCCGTCGGAGAAGTCGGTCGGGCAGCTGATCGAAAAGGCGCGCCGGCTGGAGCCGAAGATCAGCTACTGACCAGGCCCCAGATTGGCCCGCTTGTGCAGCGCCACACCTTGACTTGACCGTGGCAACCGCGCAAAGCGGCGCGCATGAGCGCCCTTTCGCCGCACGCCGCCTCGGACCTCGCGTCGAGCCACCCGCTGCTGCGGCCGTGGCTGGCGCGTCCCTACCCCGCGGTGATGGGCATCCTCAACGTCACGCCGGATTCGTTCTCCGATGGCGGCCGTTTCAATGCGCCGGACCGCGCCATCGAACAGGCGAGGGGCATGATCGCAGCCGGCGCCGACATCATCGACATCGGCGCCGAATCGACCCGGCCCTACACGGGCGCGGAGCCGGTGACGGCCGAGGAGGAGCTCGCGCGCCTGAAGCCCGTCCTGCCCGCGATCGTCGCACTCGGTGTGCCCGTGTCGATCGACAGCATGAAATCCCGAGTTGCCGACTTCGCGCTGGAACAGGGCGCGGCGATCGCAAACGACGTCTGGGGCCTGCAGCGCGACCCCGCGATGGCCGAAATCGTCGCCGCGCATGGCGCGCCGATCGTCGTC
Protein-coding sequences here:
- the folP gene encoding dihydropteroate synthase — encoded protein: MSALSPHAASDLASSHPLLRPWLARPYPAVMGILNVTPDSFSDGGRFNAPDRAIEQARGMIAAGADIIDIGAESTRPYTGAEPVTAEEELARLKPVLPAIVALGVPVSIDSMKSRVADFALEQGAAIANDVWGLQRDPAMAEIVAAHGAPIVVMHNRADVDPGIDIIADMLGFFARSLDIAAKAGIPAGNIVLDPGIGFGKTAEQSMIALARLGEFARFGLPLLVGASRKRFINSVVTSEPQQRLGGSIAAHLIAAQRGAAIIRAHDVAETVQAVRVAASIEALG